The genome window TACTTTCTATAAGGGTTTCCATCTCCTCCACACTCTTGGCAAAAACAGGGCGGAAAAAGAGTATCTTTACATTATCTGGTATTCCATTTTTAAGGATGTCTTCTCTTTCTTTTAACAGAAGGGGTTTGGTAGAAAGGTAGATAAAAAAGTTAACCATAACGCTGGCCACACTGAAAACAATGTAGGCAAAAAGGGAAGCCATGAGAATGGCAAAGAAAAGATTCCAGTAGAAACAGAGAAAATAGAGGTAGGTCGCAAATATAACCAGCACCAATTTTGAAAGGTTATAGAGTGCCAGCTTATATAGAGGAATGAAAGAGAAGTTTGAAATCATTATTTCTATATTTCATATTATATTTTTTCTGCCCCAGGTTGTCAACAAACAAATCATTTGTTTACAGATCAAGCTTATAAAGGATTATGTTATACTTGAAACAACCCAGTCATAGAATCTCTCCGTAAGCTTTAGTATTTCCAGAGCCTCTTTCTGAGTAAAATCTCTATTTTCATATTCAATTATGCTCTTTTTGACTAAAATCTTTCTTAGGGTTTCACATTTAGGTTTGCCATCAGGCAATTTTATGGAAGTCGATAGCAAATCAATTACTGCTAAGTGATCATCACTGGTAGAACGGATACCTCCATAGAACACAAGCATTGCATCAGAGGAAGAAATTGCACAGTGCACAGCATTTAAACCCACAGCATTCCACTTTTTCCTGTTTTTAGCCTGGAGCATTATATCATAAAATTCACTCGCCTTTTTGAGGTAGGTTCTATATGCACTTCTTTTTATAGTTTTTGTCTTTATCTTCTTAGCTACCATTTACAATAACTCCTTTAAGGGTTTACCAAAGAGTAATCTATGAGATTTTAGGATATTCTTTACCAAAGCAAGGCCTCTTTTATATTTTAACTTGAATTCCTCGACAGTTTGAATGTAACTGGAGATTGTATTACCAAATTTGCCTATAATCTTCTCGTTTACCTTTCCAAAATCTTCTTCAACTTTTCTTCTGTCTTTTGGGTTCTTTACTAACACTAAGAGGTCTATGTCGCTGGTAGGTCGTTCCTTTCCCTTCTTCATACTTCCAATGACTGCTATAGAGGCTATATCCGTTATCACAAGAGAGGCGATATTTCTTACTATCGCGCTATATACATCATCAGGGATTTTGCTTTCCCTTTGAAATAGGGGTTTAAGGAGGTCTGAGATAATAAGGTTTTCTTTATTTAAGCGGTAAAGATAGCTCCTCCCTATGCTTCTAAGTAAAAGCGCCTTCTCGTTGTTGAGCTCTCGAAGAGCCTTATGGCAGGCTGCAGGGCTCACCTTTATCTCTTGAGCAATCTGACGCCCGCTCCACTCCGCCTCCGTCTTGCAGAGAAAACGTAAAATTTTAATCTTTAGTTCATTATTTAAAATCTTATCTAATGGGTCGTGCACTCTCATAAAATCACCTCTTTTCTATGTTTGCTAATATAAACATATGTTTACGAATCTAAACATAGTATACTATCCTTATAGGTTGATGTCAAGGGTAAAAAAAATTATTTAATGACAGCCATCTTCTTTTTGTCCGCAGCCAGACCGTTCTCTCTTAGAAGGATTATATATATTCCCGAACCTACCCGCCTCTCCCCCTTATTCTTTCCTTCCCAGCTAGTTTGATGCTCTCCCTCCGATTTATAGCCTTCGTTCCACTCTTCTACCAGTTCACCAGCAATATTATAGATTTCAATTACTACATTTGCCTCTCTATTCAGATTGTAGGAAATTGTGGCAGTGCGGTCTTTTGCCGGATAGAATGGATTGGGATAGATTTTGTTCAATTTGCTATTCTTCCTGTCTGGAGAAGTAAAGAAGCTTGAGGAAAGAATCGACTTATTTCCTACATCATCTACTGCCCTGATGGCAAAATAGTATCTTTTCCCCGGATTTAGATTACTTATCGTGAAAGTCTCCTTTCCTCCTGCATCTCTGGGAGTCGGCTCACCTGTCACGTCATTGGCTCCGGACCAGGTGGCATAGTTATTTATTTCTTGTTCTGAATAACGGATTATATATTCACTTGCCTTACCTATGTTTTCGTCATCTCCCGGAGCGGTCCATTCCAATACTACCTCGCCGGTATTAGAACCTGCCTCTGCCTTAAGGTTGATCTTTTCTGGTCGAGAATTATCTCTTGTGTCGGAAAATCCCATCCTATCTAAAGCGTCAATAATATAAGGAACCTGCATAAAGATATCCCAGACCATTCCCGTTCTATAATTCTCAATGGCTAACATTATCGCGCCCTGACTTATTCCAATTACATCTTCCGCGCGCCAATCCGGGCTTCGGTCAAGATTGAATCCATCGCAAAATCCGTATTTGCCCCAGACGGTACTTTTGTAATTATCGTACATATACTTCAATGTTTCTATCGACTCCTCTGGCGTAAACATTATGGAGCCTGCCGATGCTGTAGGTTGCACCGTGCCATCATCATTAAGACCTCCTCCCGGCTCTGCTCCATAGGCAGTATATCCACTGGGGCCGTCCCCTGCAGTCAAACCCCAGCATTTA of bacterium contains these proteins:
- a CDS encoding glucoamylase family protein encodes the protein FLFGPSYWSSFNEGVLLDVLAIGSPTHSKNTDCWMDMQRLSDSYGGYTLIYCSPYNPLFVHQYPHIWVDFRRKEYGGTNYFENSRKATLANRQFCINHHDDTKDGDDYYTTYSSKCWGLTAGDGPSGYTAYGAEPGGGLNDDGTVQPTASAGSIMFTPEESIETLKYMYDNYKSTVWGKYGFCDGFNLDRSPDWRAEDVIGISQGAIMLAIENYRTGMVWDIFMQVPYIIDALDRMGFSDTRDNSRPEKINLKAEAGSNTGEVVLEWTAPGDDENIGKASEYIIRYSEQEINNYATWSGANDVTGEPTPRDAGGKETFTISNLNPGKRYYFAIRAVDDVGNKSILSSSFFTSPDRKNSKLNKIYPNPFYPAKDRTATISYNLNREANVVIEIYNIAGELVEEWNEGYKSEGEHQTSWEGKNKGERRVGSGIYIILLRENGLAADKKKMAVIK
- a CDS encoding nucleotidyltransferase domain-containing protein — its product is MRVHDPLDKILNNELKIKILRFLCKTEAEWSGRQIAQEIKVSPAACHKALRELNNEKALLLRSIGRSYLYRLNKENLIISDLLKPLFQRESKIPDDVYSAIVRNIASLVITDIASIAVIGSMKKGKERPTSDIDLLVLVKNPKDRRKVEEDFGKVNEKIIGKFGNTISSYIQTVEEFKLKYKRGLALVKNILKSHRLLFGKPLKELL
- a CDS encoding HEPN domain-containing protein is translated as MVAKKIKTKTIKRSAYRTYLKKASEFYDIMLQAKNRKKWNAVGLNAVHCAISSSDAMLVFYGGIRSTSDDHLAVIDLLSTSIKLPDGKPKCETLRKILVKKSIIEYENRDFTQKEALEILKLTERFYDWVVSSIT